GATATGCCGGACGGACGCATCTTCGTCTTGAAGATGAAACAAAAAGCCGCGGAGCTTTGGGATGTAAGCACTCGCCAGCAAGTGGTCACCTTCGAAGCCGACGCCGTTCTGTCGCATCTGCCAAATGTCAATCCTTTCGTTTTCTCCAGAGACCGCACGCTGGCGGCTTGCGGAGATACCAACCGCCTGGTTTGGGTCTGGAACGTCGCCGATGGCAAAGCCCTGGGCGTCCTCCCCGGTCATTCTGAGCGAATCAGAGCCCTCCGCTTTTCTCGCGACAGCAAAATCCTCGCATCTGGCAGCATGGACAACACCGTCATGCTGTGGGACCTGACCCGCAAACAAGAGATTGCCACGCTTCGCGGCTCGGGAGGATGGATTCGCTCAATGGACTTTTCCACTGACGGGAGGACCCTGGCGACCGTCAGCAGCGACGGCGCGATCAAGTTGTGGAGCTTGTCCAGTTTCCGTGAATGGATGACTCTGCCCGAACGATCTGGGCCGCAGAGTGCCGTGACTTTTACGGCGGGCGAGCGGGCGTTGCTATGCCTCGATGACGAGGATCATCGACTGCGCGTGTTTCGCGCGCCTACATTGGCCGAGATTGAAGCGGAGATCGCAGGGAACTCGAAGTGGAGGCCTTGAACCTGGCAAAGCCCTTTGGCGATGGTGTTCATTCACGGATCCGGATTCTTTGGGTCCAGGACCCACCACAGGGGCGCCGCTTCTTGCAGGGCGATGTAGTCGCGATTGCCCGGCAGGGCGTAAGCTGTTCCAGGCAGAAATTTTATTTTTGATTTTCTCACCGTGTCCTCGTCCAGCCAGCGCCGGTGCTCAACATGGCCGTCCGCAAACGACCAATTCTGTCCTTTCCCGTGGTTGAACGGGTAGCCGCCCCAAAGCCAAGGAGTGAAGGGCATGTAACATTCGCCATCCCCGGTTGTCTGGGGAGTCGTGTGCATGAGCACAAATGCCAGAGCAGGCGGCGGCTTCTGAATGGCCTGGGTCTTGTGGAAGACGACTTGCCTTTGCAGAGCGGGGCTCCGCCTCATGTCGCAATTCATGTAGGAACTCATCGCGTAATGACGCGTCCTGGGTAGTCCCCCCTTTTCGTCGTTGACGGTCGATTTGTCCGCCGGGCAGCGATAGACCTCGGGCGAGCCGACATCAGGATAGAGCGTGCCTTGTTGGATGTTCGATGTCGTTGTGTCGGTATTGGCGAATCCGACGACCCAGGACCCAGGTGGTGAACCGTCCCAATTCAATGGCAAGTTGTCGTTGTGATCATCGCAGTACATCTGCCACGCCAATTGCAGGTGCCTGAGATTATTGAGGCAACGGATCGACTCCGCTTTCCCTTTGGCTTTGCTCAGCGCCGGCAGGAGCAGCCCGACCAGAATCGCGCTGATGGCGACGACCACCAGTAGTTCGAGGAGAGTGAAACCGAGTTCAGACCAGGCTTGTCGGCCCGCTCGCCTATGCCTCCGCAGCGCGTGCTGCAAGGTGGTTTGCATTCACCTCGCTACAGAAGAAAATCTGGAAAAGGTTACAGAGGTT
Above is a genomic segment from Verrucomicrobiota bacterium containing:
- a CDS encoding prepilin-type N-terminal cleavage/methylation domain-containing protein, with amino-acid sequence MQTTLQHALRRHRRAGRQAWSELGFTLLELLVVVAISAILVGLLLPALSKAKGKAESIRCLNNLRHLQLAWQMYCDDHNDNLPLNWDGSPPGSWVVGFANTDTTTSNIQQGTLYPDVGSPEVYRCPADKSTVNDEKGGLPRTRHYAMSSYMNCDMRRSPALQRQVVFHKTQAIQKPPPALAFVLMHTTPQTTGDGECYMPFTPWLWGGYPFNHGKGQNWSFADGHVEHRRWLDEDTVRKSKIKFLPGTAYALPGNRDYIALQEAAPLWWVLDPKNPDP